The Gemmatirosa kalamazoonensis nucleotide sequence CGCGCTTGATCGCGTCCCGCTGGGCACCGGTCGGCAGCATGGTCCCGGTGGGCACGAGAAGCTCCCACCGCGACTGCTTGGCGTGCGACTCGGCGGTCTGCGCGGCGAGGGGGCTGACGATCGTGCAGGCCAGCGCGGCGGTGAACAGCGAGCGAGCGGTCATGGCGGCGGCTCCCGTGTTGGCGTGGTGTGTGGTCCCGACGCCAGCCAAGCTGCGGGAGTCGCCCGCCCGTCGAATCGACCGAAAGGTGCAGAGGGGGGTGTAGTCGGGGGGTGTAGACCCGCCGCGGCTACAGCAGCCGCAGCTCCTTCGCCCGCGCGAGCGCCTCCGTCCGGTGCCCCACGCCGAGCTTGGCGTACGCGTTCGCGACGTGACGCTTCACCGTCGCCTGGCTGATGGAGAGCTGATTTGCGATCTCCTGGTTGCGCAGCCCCGCCGCGATGAGACGCAGGACCTCGAGCTCGCGCGTCGTGAGCGCCTGGCCGGGCCCGACGTCCGCGATCGGTGCGGGAGCCGCTTCGGACGGCGCCGGCGCGTCGAACGCGGCGAGCAGCCGCCGAGTGTACTCGCCATCGCCGATGCCGCGGGCGGCCGCGTGGCGGAGCAGGTCGCGCATGCGCCGCCCTTCGTCGACGAACACGCGCAGGTAGCCCGCGGGCTCCGCCAGCGCGAGCGCGCGCTCCAGCGGACGGAGCGCGCCGCGCACGTCGCCGAGCGCGCGATGGGCGAGCGACTGCAGCGCGAGCGTCTCGATGACGCTTCCCGTGCGTCCGCCCGCCTCCGCCGCGTCCGTCAGGCGCTCGAGCAGCCGCACGGCGTCGTGCGCGGAAAGCTCGTCCGCGCCCGTCTCGTGTCGGGCGATGAGCACTCTCGCGAGCGTGACGTGCTCGAACTCGCGCGCGTACGCGAGATCGTCGCGCACCGTCAGGCCGCGCTGCGCGACCCACTCCATCGCCTCGGCCAGCCTTCCCTGCGAGAGCCAGACACGCGCCTTCATCGCGGCGATCGGGCGCACCCGCGGGATCGGGCTGCGGACGTCGTGCGACGCGGCCTCGTCGAGCAGCGCGAGCGCGCCCGACGGATCGCCGCACGACTCGCGCACGCGGGCCATCGCGGTGCACCACCGCTGCCGGTTGCCCGCGTGCGCGCGCTGCTCCGCCGACGCGGCGATCGTGCGCAGGTGGCCCAACGCCGCCTCCACGTCGCCGCGCTCGCGATGCAGCTCGCTGAGGCCGAGATGCAGCTCGTCCGTCTCGGCATGAGCGGTCGCGGTGTGCGCCGCCTGCCGCAGCCCGTCCTCGTAGATCGCCGCCGCCTCGCGAAGACGGCCCTGCGTCGCCCGCACGTCGCCGAGGACGAAGGTCCCGCGGATGGCGTCGAGCGCGTGGCCCGCCGCGCGCATGAGCGCGAGCGCGTCGGAGAACGTGCGGTAGGTCGCTTCGAGGTCGCCGTGCGCCCAGTGCGCGAGCGCGAGCAGCGCGGTGGCGGTCGCGCGCGCCGCGGCGTCGCCCGACGGTGTCAGGTCGAGCGCGCGCCGCGCGTGCTCCACGGTCCCGGGCACGTCGCCGCGCGCCTGCACGAGATAGACGCGCGCCGACGCGAGCTCGAAGGACAGCGTCCGGAATCGCGCCTCGTCGTCGACGATCATCTCCGCGCCGTTCGTCGCGGCGAGCCACCGCTCCACGTCCCGCAGCCTCGGCTCGGCCGCCTCCAGCTCGCCGCCGTTCAGCAGCGCCCACGCGTAGCCCATGCTCAGCACCGGCCTCGCGCGCACCACGGCGTCGGGGAGCGACTTCACCCGGCCCAGCCACTGCGCGGACTGGTAGCTCCGATCCTTCTCCGGCCACGCGGTTTCCAGCAGCCGCGCCGCGCGCTCCCAGTCCTCGGCGGCGAACGCGTGGCGAACGGCGTCGGCCGACGCGCCGGCGTGCTCGAACCACGCGCTCGCGCGGCGATGCGACGCACGCGCACGCTCGGGATCCTCGCGCATCGCGTGCGTCTGCAGCACGTCCGCGAAGAGATGATGATAGCGGAACCATTCGCGCCGATCGTCGAGCGCGACGACGAACAGGTTCCGCCGCTCCAGGCTCTCGAGCAGCGCCTGGGATCCGTGCTCGCCGGTGACGGTGTCGCACAGCGGGCCGCTGAGCCGGCTCAGGATCGCGGTGCCTAACAGGAACCGCCGCACGTGGTCGGGCTCCGTGCTCAACACCTCGTCGACGAGATAGTCGGCGACGAAACGGTGATCGCCGGAGAACCCGTCGACGAACGCGCGCACGTCCTCACGCCCCTGCATCGACAGCGCGGCGAGCTTGAGCCCCGCGATCCAGCCCTCGGTGCGCCGCTCGAGCGTCGTGGTGTCGGTCGTGGTGAGGCCCAGCGCCATCACTTCGTTGAGGTAGGCCGACACCTCGTCCGGCGTGAACCGCAGGTCGGCGGCGCGCAGCTCGGTCAGCTCGCCGCGCGCCCGCAGCCGCGCGAGCGGCAGCGGCGGCTCGGCGCGGCTGGCGACGACGACGTGCATCCGCGGCGGGAGATGATCGAGCAGGAACGCCACCGCGGCGTGGATGGGCGCGGCGTCGACGACGTGGTAGTCGTCGAGCACGAGCATGCAGTCGTCGTCGACGGCATCGACGTCGTTGATGAGCGACGTGAGGATCGTCTCGATCGCCGGCGGTCGGGGCGACTGCAGTTCCACGAGCGCGTGCCGGCCGACGGTCGGATCCACCTGCTGCAGCGCTCTCACGACGTACGCCCAGAACAGCGCGGGGTCGTTCTCGGTCGCGTCGAGCGACACCCAGCCGGCGCGGTCGGCCGACTCCGCGAGCCAGGCGGCGAGCAGCGTCGTCTTGCCGAAGCCCGCGGGCGCCACGACGAGCGTGAGCTTGCCCGCCGCGCCGTGCCGCAGCCGCCCGACCAGCCTGGGGCGCGCGACGAGATCGGCGCGCGACCGCGGCACGTAGAGCTTGGTCTCCAGCAGCCCCGGCGAGCGCTCCGGTGCGGCGCTGGACAGCAACGCGAGGCGTGCGGGACGGGACGGAGACACGCTCGGCCGGAGGAGAAGTGGCGAGGACTGGGCGGGGTGTCGAAGGGTGCAGGTGGGAGCGCGTCATCGCCAGAGGGCACGGCCGTTAGGCCGCATTCGCGCAGGTCCGCGCCACCGGTGCGCGACGCACGCGTGCCGACGCCGAGACCGCGAGCGCGACGACGATCAGCGCGGCCGCGACGCCGAACGTGACGCGCATGCCCGTGGCGACCGCGGCGGGCGGCGCCGTCGCCACGTCCGTCGCGCCCGAGGCGAGCGCGAACACGGCGCCCATGACGGACGCGCCGCTGACGAGGCCGAGGTTCCGCGACAGCGTGAGCAAGCCCGCGACGACGCCGCGCTGTCCGGCCTCCGCGTCCGCCATCACGGCCGTGTTGTTCGCGGTCTGGAACAGCGCGTAGCCGACGGTCACGATGGCGATCGGGCCGACCCAGCCGGGGATGCCTAACGCCACGGGCGACGCGCACGCGAGCGCGGCGCCGACCGCCATCGCGCCGAGTCCGACGAGCGTCGCCACGCGCGTGCCGAAGCGGTCGGCGGCGCGACCCGCGGGCACGCCGGCCGCCGCGGTGACGAGCGGACCGACCGACAGCGCGAGGCCGACGAGCGCCGGCGTCAGGCCGAGCGCACGCGAGAGGTGGAACGGCCCCACCACCAGCGTCGCCATCATCACCGTCGAGACGAGCGCGTTCGACACGAGTCTCGCGCCGAGCACCCGATCGCGCAGCATCGACGGGAACGCCGACCCGGCGCGGGCGAACGCGGTGCGGTCGGTCGTCCGCGTGCGTCCGACGGCGGGCAGGTGCCGGTACGCGAGCAGCAGCGCGACGATGCCTAACGGCACGTCGACGAGGAACAGCGCCCGCCAGCCCGCGCCGGCGATCAGCACGCCGCCGAGCGACGGACCGAGCGCGGTACCGAGCGCGGACATCGTGCCGAGCAGCCCCATCGCGCTGCCGGTGCGCGCGTCCGGCACCGTGTCGCGCACGAACGCGATGGTGAGCGCCATCATGACCGCCGCGCCGAGCCCCTGGGCGGCCCGCGCCGCGATCAGCGCCGGCAGCGTGGGCGCGAGGCCGCACAGCAGCGAGGCCGCGGTGAACGTGGCGATGCCGGCCAGCAGCAGCCGTCGCCGGCCGACGAGGTCACCGAGCCGCGCGACCCCGACGACGAGCGTCGTGACGGCCAGCAGGTACGCGACGACGACCCACTGCACGGCCTGGAACGATGCGCCGAACGCGCGGGCGAGCGTCGGCAGGCCGACGTTGGCGACGCTCGTGCCGAGCGCGGACAGCAGCGTGGACAGCGACAGGCTGGCGAGGGCCCAGCCGACGGCGGGAAACCGCTCCGCGCGCGGGGTGTCGACGAGTGTGTGCAAGGAGCCTCCGGGAGAGCGACTCCGGCAGTGGAGTCGTCCGCAGGGTAGGCCCGTCCGAGCCGAGGCGGAACGCGCACGAGTTGCACGTCATTCGTGCACGCGGCGCCACATCTCGCCGCGCGCGTGGTATGTTCGGCCGATGGCGCGCCCCGACCTCAACCTCCTCGTCACCCTCGACGTGCTGCTGACCGAGGGGAGCGTGGCCCGCGCCGCTCGGCGCCTGCGCCTCAGCCCCTCGGCCATGAGCCGCGCGCTCGCCCGGCTGCGCGCGACGACGGGCGACCCGCTGCTCGTGCGGGCCGGGCGAGGGCTCGTGCCGACGCCGCGGGCGCTGGAGCTCCGCGAGCGGGTGGGGCGAGTCGTGGAGGACGCCGCGGCGGTGCTGCGTCCCGCCGAGCGCCTCGAGCTCGCGAGCCTCGTTCGGACGTTCACGCTGCGCACGAGCGACGGGTTCGTGGAGAGCTTCGGCCCCGGACTCGTCGCCCGCGTCGTCGCGGAGGCGCCGGGCGTGCGCCTGCGCTTCGTGGGCAAGCCCGACAAGGAGAGCACGCCGCTCCGCGACGGCTCGGTCGACCTCGAGACCGGCGTGGTGGAGGAGTCGACCGGTCCCGAGCTGCGCGCGCGCGTGCTGTTCCACGACCGCTTCGTCGGCGCCGTGCGCGCCGGACACCCGCTGAGCGAGAGCGAGCCGACGGCGGAGCGCTACGCCGCCGGCGGGCACGTCGCCGTGTCGCGGCGCGGATCGGAGCGCGGGCTGATCGACGAGGCGCTGACCCCGTTAGGCATCGAGCGCCGCGTCGTCACCATCGTCGACGGCTTCGCGGCGGCGCTCGCCCTCGCCCGTGGATCCGATCTGATCGCGACGGTCCCCGAGCGGCACACCGGCGTTCTGCGCGCGGGCATGCACAGCTTCGCGCTGCCGTTCCCGTCGCCGGAGGTGACGGTGTCGCTGCTCTGGCATCCGCGGCTGCACGCCGACCCGGCGCACCGATGGCTGCGCGGTCTCGTGCTGGAGTGCTGCTCGGCGACCTGACGGGGCGGCACGCAGGTCAGCCCCTGCGTTCAAGCCGGCGAGCGTGGTGGATCGGTACCGTGAGGCGCGTTCCCGCCCCATCGCGCGCCACGCCGACCGAGGACCACCCCATGCCCTTCGCCGCCCGCCATCGTCGCGATCCCGTGCCGAGCATCGAGCCGCTGCCGGGACTCCTCGTGCGACGCGAGGACGACGCCGAGTTCATGGCGTCCATGCAGGGACGCACGCCGGAGGAGATGACGCGTCGCTTCGCGGCGGGCCATCGCGCCTACGTCGCGTGGCACGACGGCACGCCGGCGGCGTGGGGCTGGGTCGCGACGCGCAGCGCCGAGATCGGGGAGCTCGGCTCCAGCTTCGGCATCCCGAGCGGCGAACGCTATCTGTGGAACTTCGTCACGCTCGCGGCGCACCGCGGTCTCGGGATCTATCCGCGCCTGCTCGACGCGATCGTGCGCCACGAGTCGCGCGACACGTCGGACGCGTCGCCGGCCGAGCGGTTCTGGATCGCGTACGCGCCGGAGAACCACGCGTCCGGCGCCGGCATCCGGAAGGCGGGCTTCGTGAGCATCGCCGAGCTGTCGTTCGACGTCGCGGGCCGCGCGGCGCTGAAGGGGCTCGTGCCCGGCGGCGGCCGCATCGCGTCGCGCGTGCTCGGCCTCCCCGAGGCGCACGACGACCTCGCCCAGTGCTGGCGGTGCGTGCGCGCGGGACGCGGCGCCATGTCGTGCGCGCCGGGCAGCTGCCGGTGCGACTACCAGGTGCCGAAGTCCGGCTGCGCGGCCTGAGCGCGGCGTTCCGTTAGGCCATCCACCCCAACACGTCCCGGAGCCGCCGGCATGCGCCCGTCCGCACACCCCTATCTCCGCCCCGCCGCGCGCGTGGAGCGCTACGAGACCCTCGTCATCGGCGGTGGGCAGGCGGGGCTCGCCGTCGGCCATCATCTCGCCGCGCGCGACGCCGACTTCGTGATCCTCGACGCCGAGCGACGCACGGGCGACGCGTGGCGGCGGCGGTGGGACTCGCTGCGGCTGTTCACGCCCGCCGCGTACAGCGGGCTCCCCGGCATGGTCTTCCCCGCCCCGCCCACGCATCTCCCCGACAAGGACGAGGTGGCGGACTACATGGAGCGCTACGCGGAGCGGTTCGACCTGCCCATCCGCCACGCGACGCGCGTCGAGTCGCTCGCGTGGGACGGCGACCGCTACGTCGCGTACGCGGGGGACACGCGGTTCGAGGCCGACCACGTCGTGGTGGCGACCGGTCCGTTCCAGCGGCCCGTGGTGCCTAACGTCTCGACGCGGCTCTCGCCGGGCATCCACCAGCTCCACTCGAGCCAGTACCGCAGCCCGTTCGATCTGCCGGACGGCCCGGTGCTCGTCGTCGGCGCCGGCAACTCGGGTGCGCAGATCGCGCTCGAGCTGGCGCGGTTCCGGAAGGTGTGGCTCGCCGGACGCGACACGGGGCACCTCCCGCGCCGACTGTTAGGCCGCGACCTGTTCGACTGGATCTGGCCGATGATGACGCGCGCCACGCTCGACACGCGGCTCGGCCGCCGCCTGCGGGCGCGGGCGCGGAGCGGCGGCGACGCGCTGATCGGTATCCCGGAGCGCGCGCTGGTGGATGCGGGCGTCACGCGCGTCGGGCGCGTCACCGACGAGCGCGGGGGGCTCCCCGTGTGCGAGGGCACGGTGCTCGACCCGCGCGTCGTGGTGTGGTGCACCGGCTTCCTGCCGGACTACGACTGGATCGACCTGCCCATCTGCGACGAGGACGGGCGCCCGCGGCATCGGCGCGGCGTCGCGACGGACGCGCCGGGACTCTACTTCGTCGGACTGCGCTTCCAGCACCGCATGACCTCCTCGCTCGTCGGCGGCGTCGGCGCGGACGCGGCGTACGTCGCCCAACAGGTGCTGCGCGGCGTCGACCGCGCGGTCGTCGTCTGAGCGGGCGCGTTGTTCGTTCCGTCGCCGCGGGATAGAATCGGAGCGGCGACGAATCGGGAGCGCGCATGGGCAACGCAGGCGGCAGCGCGGCGCCGTATCGGGGGCACTTCGTGCCGTGGGACGGCGGCTGCATGGTGATCGGGCGTGGCGGCGCCGTGGTGCCGGTGCACGCGCACTACGCCATCCAGATCGCGTTCGGCCGCACGTCGGGCATCCGCTTCCGCACCGACGACGCCGAGGCGTGGATCGAGTACGGCGGCGCGATCATCCCCTCGCGGCAGCCGCACTCCATGGACGCGACCCACGTGCAGCCGAACGCGGTGCTGTTCGTCGAGCCGGAGACGCGCGAGGGGCGCGCGCTCGTCGAGCGCTTCCTGCGGGGCGGCATCGCGCACGTGCCCGACGCCGTGCTGACCGAGCTCGCGCCGCCGCTGTTCGCCGCATGGGAAGGAGCGTGGCAGGGGCGTGGAACGGAGCGCGACGTCGCCGACGCGGCGCGACGCGTCGTGCACGCGCTCATCGGCGGCGTGCCGCCGACGACGACCTCCGACGAGCGCATCCTGCGCGCGATCGCGTACATCAAGTCGCACCTCGACCGGCCGCTGACGCTCGACGAGGTCGCGAGCGAGGCGTGTCTGTCGCCGGGGCGCTTCCGGCACCTGTTCGTCGAGGAGACCGGCATGGGGCTGCGGCCGTACCTGCTGTGGCGCCGCTTCCTCCGCGTCTGGGAGCTGCTCATGCGCGGCGAGACGCTGTCGTCGGCCGCGCACGCGGCGGGGTTCGCGGACGCGGCGCATCTCACGCGCACGTCGCGCAGCACGTTCGGCTTCCCGCCGTCGGCGATGCAGATGCTCGGGCCCCTGCCGCGCGACGTCAGCCCCTTCGTTCAATCGGTGCCGGCGCGTCGGGCCTAACGTCAGGCTCACGACGGGCGCGCCGCTTCCGGACAGGCCGGGCGCCGCGCCGCGAACACCGAACCGCGAGGGATCCCATGACCAGCTCCACGACGTCGTGCGCGTGCACGTCCTGTCACGCGACCACCTGCGCCTGCGGCGCGACCGCCGGCGCCGCGCCCACCGACGCCGCGCGCTGCTGCTGCGGCAGCGCATGCGGCTGCGACGTGTGCGCCTGCCCGCCTAACTGCGGCTGCGCCGTGTGACGCCACGGGCTGCAGCGCACCGTCTCACGACAACGACAGCATAGCCCCTTCGTTCAAGGGCACAGCCGCTCCGTTCAATCGCGCGCGCCGCTGCGCCGGTAGCCTTGAGCCACGTCCACGCGACGTGGCTCTTCGCGCTTCCACCGACCTGCAGAGGCTCTCATGCGCACCCTTCGCACCGCTCTCGCCGCCGTGACGTCCGGGGCGCTGCTCACCGGCTGCATGCTGTTCGCGCGTCCGCCGAAGGATCTCGACTACTCGCGTACGCGCGCGAGCGAGGGCGGACGCTATCGCGCCACGATCCATCCCCAGGGCGACACCATCCCGCAGGGCAAGCTGCAGCGCTGGACGCTGCACGTGGAGACCGCCGCCGGCGCGCCGGTCGACAGCGCCGCGATCACCGTCGACGTCGGCATGCCGCAGCACGGCCACGGGCTGCCGACGAAGCCGCGCGTCACCCGCGCGTTAGGCCACGGCGACTACCTCGTCGAGGGGATGAAGTTCAACATGGGCGGCTGGTGGGTCGTCACGTTCCGCGTGCACGCCGACGCGGGCACGGA carries:
- a CDS encoding LuxR C-terminal-related transcriptional regulator, with the translated sequence MLSSAAPERSPGLLETKLYVPRSRADLVARPRLVGRLRHGAAGKLTLVVAPAGFGKTTLLAAWLAESADRAGWVSLDATENDPALFWAYVVRALQQVDPTVGRHALVELQSPRPPAIETILTSLINDVDAVDDDCMLVLDDYHVVDAAPIHAAVAFLLDHLPPRMHVVVASRAEPPLPLARLRARGELTELRAADLRFTPDEVSAYLNEVMALGLTTTDTTTLERRTEGWIAGLKLAALSMQGREDVRAFVDGFSGDHRFVADYLVDEVLSTEPDHVRRFLLGTAILSRLSGPLCDTVTGEHGSQALLESLERRNLFVVALDDRREWFRYHHLFADVLQTHAMREDPERARASHRRASAWFEHAGASADAVRHAFAAEDWERAARLLETAWPEKDRSYQSAQWLGRVKSLPDAVVRARPVLSMGYAWALLNGGELEAAEPRLRDVERWLAATNGAEMIVDDEARFRTLSFELASARVYLVQARGDVPGTVEHARRALDLTPSGDAAARATATALLALAHWAHGDLEATYRTFSDALALMRAAGHALDAIRGTFVLGDVRATQGRLREAAAIYEDGLRQAAHTATAHAETDELHLGLSELHRERGDVEAALGHLRTIAASAEQRAHAGNRQRWCTAMARVRESCGDPSGALALLDEAASHDVRSPIPRVRPIAAMKARVWLSQGRLAEAMEWVAQRGLTVRDDLAYAREFEHVTLARVLIARHETGADELSAHDAVRLLERLTDAAEAGGRTGSVIETLALQSLAHRALGDVRGALRPLERALALAEPAGYLRVFVDEGRRMRDLLRHAAARGIGDGEYTRRLLAAFDAPAPSEAAPAPIADVGPGQALTTRELEVLRLIAAGLRNQEIANQLSISQATVKRHVANAYAKLGVGHRTEALARAKELRLL
- a CDS encoding MFS transporter — protein: MHTLVDTPRAERFPAVGWALASLSLSTLLSALGTSVANVGLPTLARAFGASFQAVQWVVVAYLLAVTTLVVGVARLGDLVGRRRLLLAGIATFTAASLLCGLAPTLPALIAARAAQGLGAAVMMALTIAFVRDTVPDARTGSAMGLLGTMSALGTALGPSLGGVLIAGAGWRALFLVDVPLGIVALLLAYRHLPAVGRTRTTDRTAFARAGSAFPSMLRDRVLGARLVSNALVSTVMMATLVVGPFHLSRALGLTPALVGLALSVGPLVTAAAGVPAGRAADRFGTRVATLVGLGAMAVGAALACASPVALGIPGWVGPIAIVTVGYALFQTANNTAVMADAEAGQRGVVAGLLTLSRNLGLVSGASVMGAVFALASGATDVATAPPAAVATGMRVTFGVAAALIVVALAVSASARVRRAPVARTCANAA
- a CDS encoding LysR family transcriptional regulator, encoding MARPDLNLLVTLDVLLTEGSVARAARRLRLSPSAMSRALARLRATTGDPLLVRAGRGLVPTPRALELRERVGRVVEDAAAVLRPAERLELASLVRTFTLRTSDGFVESFGPGLVARVVAEAPGVRLRFVGKPDKESTPLRDGSVDLETGVVEESTGPELRARVLFHDRFVGAVRAGHPLSESEPTAERYAAGGHVAVSRRGSERGLIDEALTPLGIERRVVTIVDGFAAALALARGSDLIATVPERHTGVLRAGMHSFALPFPSPEVTVSLLWHPRLHADPAHRWLRGLVLECCSAT
- a CDS encoding N-acetyltransferase, whose amino-acid sequence is MPFAARHRRDPVPSIEPLPGLLVRREDDAEFMASMQGRTPEEMTRRFAAGHRAYVAWHDGTPAAWGWVATRSAEIGELGSSFGIPSGERYLWNFVTLAAHRGLGIYPRLLDAIVRHESRDTSDASPAERFWIAYAPENHASGAGIRKAGFVSIAELSFDVAGRAALKGLVPGGGRIASRVLGLPEAHDDLAQCWRCVRAGRGAMSCAPGSCRCDYQVPKSGCAA
- a CDS encoding flavin-containing monooxygenase, which produces MRPSAHPYLRPAARVERYETLVIGGGQAGLAVGHHLAARDADFVILDAERRTGDAWRRRWDSLRLFTPAAYSGLPGMVFPAPPTHLPDKDEVADYMERYAERFDLPIRHATRVESLAWDGDRYVAYAGDTRFEADHVVVATGPFQRPVVPNVSTRLSPGIHQLHSSQYRSPFDLPDGPVLVVGAGNSGAQIALELARFRKVWLAGRDTGHLPRRLLGRDLFDWIWPMMTRATLDTRLGRRLRARARSGGDALIGIPERALVDAGVTRVGRVTDERGGLPVCEGTVLDPRVVVWCTGFLPDYDWIDLPICDEDGRPRHRRGVATDAPGLYFVGLRFQHRMTSSLVGGVGADAAYVAQQVLRGVDRAVVV
- a CDS encoding helix-turn-helix domain-containing protein, whose translation is MGNAGGSAAPYRGHFVPWDGGCMVIGRGGAVVPVHAHYAIQIAFGRTSGIRFRTDDAEAWIEYGGAIIPSRQPHSMDATHVQPNAVLFVEPETREGRALVERFLRGGIAHVPDAVLTELAPPLFAAWEGAWQGRGTERDVADAARRVVHALIGGVPPTTTSDERILRAIAYIKSHLDRPLTLDEVASEACLSPGRFRHLFVEETGMGLRPYLLWRRFLRVWELLMRGETLSSAAHAAGFADAAHLTRTSRSTFGFPPSAMQMLGPLPRDVSPFVQSVPARRA
- a CDS encoding FixH family protein, producing MRTLRTALAAVTSGALLTGCMLFARPPKDLDYSRTRASEGGRYRATIHPQGDTIPQGKLQRWTLHVETAAGAPVDSAAITVDVGMPQHGHGLPTKPRVTRALGHGDYLVEGMKFNMGGWWVVTFRVHADAGTDSVVFNLKL